One window of the Streptomyces asoensis genome contains the following:
- a CDS encoding TRM11 family SAM-dependent methyltransferase gives MGISSWRVLGAEDPEFALEEVAGQSGLVSQLRPLITELSKPGDLVFDPFAGWGTTLVACAAEGRRGVGIEINPSRAQEAQQRVARYPEQRMLCGDARKPPLDPGTVDLVLCDLPYFGTDLDAESPDPGQMYALRDYDVYLAALDETFAAVARVMRPGAYAVVAVQNRRLADRFVPLAWDAARVLGRHLTLGDERVHLYDWPVKDDDPMRTNRSHEYLLMAQK, from the coding sequence ATGGGGATTTCCAGTTGGCGTGTGCTCGGCGCAGAGGACCCGGAGTTCGCACTGGAGGAGGTCGCGGGGCAGAGTGGTCTCGTCAGCCAGTTGCGGCCGCTGATAACGGAGTTGAGCAAGCCGGGCGACCTGGTGTTCGATCCCTTCGCCGGGTGGGGCACCACTCTGGTGGCCTGCGCGGCCGAGGGGCGGCGCGGGGTCGGCATCGAGATCAACCCCTCGCGCGCGCAGGAGGCTCAACAGCGCGTCGCGCGTTACCCGGAGCAGCGCATGCTCTGCGGCGACGCCCGCAAGCCTCCGCTCGACCCCGGCACCGTGGACCTCGTCCTGTGCGACCTGCCGTACTTCGGCACCGATCTGGACGCCGAGTCGCCCGACCCCGGGCAGATGTACGCGCTGCGCGACTACGACGTCTATCTGGCGGCGCTCGACGAGACGTTCGCGGCCGTCGCTCGGGTGATGCGGCCGGGCGCCTACGCGGTCGTGGCCGTCCAGAACCGGCGGCTGGCGGACCGGTTCGTCCCGCTGGCCTGGGACGCGGCGCGCGTGCTCGGCCGTCATCTGACCCTGGGGGACGAACGCGTCCACCTCTACGACTGGCCGGTCAAGGACGACGACCCGATGCGGACGAACCGGTCGCACGAGTATCTGCTGATGGCGCAGAAGTAG
- a CDS encoding LuxR family transcriptional regulator, whose protein sequence is MSLGSSPTQQPLTPAGSPLESLLRIADTLSSLERYATETAGQLVLAEDTCAEAAEAPGSIRYVEGRGAVQDAVDEVLWRAKREILTSHPDGPDPAPPLDETWAAVHDPLTRGVVMRTLFQHSARFSEPTKKYVQQVMSYGVEVRTLPEFFDRLVVVDGEVAVIPGGEHGHSAALIRDRAVVAFLGDVFERAWVRAERFPFRPVRAADAAGEVVPDLRQAITTLLIEGRSDKAIARRLGMSLRSVQSHIASLREQYGAQHRFQLGYEMARDAYAAAPTVAVPTAPAGSAP, encoded by the coding sequence ATGAGCTTGGGCAGCAGCCCGACGCAACAGCCCCTGACCCCAGCCGGCTCGCCGCTGGAGTCCCTGCTGCGGATCGCCGACACGCTCAGCAGCCTCGAGCGGTACGCCACCGAGACGGCCGGCCAACTGGTCCTCGCCGAGGACACGTGCGCCGAGGCCGCCGAGGCGCCGGGCAGCATCCGGTACGTCGAGGGCCGGGGCGCCGTCCAGGACGCCGTCGACGAGGTGCTGTGGCGGGCGAAGCGCGAGATCCTCACCTCCCATCCGGACGGACCGGACCCCGCGCCCCCGCTGGACGAGACCTGGGCGGCGGTCCACGACCCCCTGACCCGCGGAGTCGTCATGCGGACGCTGTTCCAGCACAGCGCCCGGTTCTCCGAGCCGACGAAGAAATACGTGCAGCAGGTCATGAGTTACGGCGTGGAGGTGCGCACGCTCCCGGAGTTCTTCGACAGGCTGGTCGTCGTCGACGGTGAGGTCGCCGTCATCCCCGGCGGCGAACACGGCCACAGCGCGGCACTGATCCGGGACCGCGCCGTCGTCGCCTTCCTCGGTGACGTCTTCGAGCGGGCCTGGGTACGGGCCGAGCGGTTCCCGTTCCGTCCGGTACGTGCGGCGGACGCGGCCGGCGAGGTCGTGCCGGACCTGCGGCAGGCCATCACGACGCTGCTGATCGAGGGCCGCTCCGACAAGGCGATCGCGCGCCGCCTCGGCATGAGCCTGCGGTCCGTGCAAAGCCATATCGCCTCCCTCCGCGAGCAGTACGGCGCCCAGCACCGCTTCCAACTCGGCTACGAGATGGCGCGCGACGCGTACGCCGCCGCGCCCACCGTCGCCGTGCCCACCGCCCCGGCCGGGTCCGCCCCGTAG
- a CDS encoding ATP-grasp domain-containing protein yields the protein MSVLVLHRNPFAAFPYRRWLDGDAPGLDGSAPYPGDVVVLAARDKIELAGEEIPDGTGHDFTHLELFDTLDDEAVPSRALALAEEYRITHVIAHHEADVLLAARLRERLGLDGAWSADITPFRDKALMKRLARRAGIEVAPHTVPGTAREARNFAARYGFPVVLKDRAGYNSIGLRIIADPDELELRLAQAYGGGPRDDLLIEAYVPGRMCHVDGLVVDGRTVAAWPSQYQYELASFGADPGPRVDLTLDVDDPLTPRLLTLIERTLAALKPEDSRLRTHAFHAEVFHTPDDRLVLCEIAGRSGGAKIREVFETLFGIQLAVQVTRAEAGLPLPAVEGATDAEGRLRPRCMSGQVLTMKRPGLVRSLPAVPDEEWVRGFWLFAEEGQVIAPASGSADFLTAVVGSAPTRVACERRLRALGARVIAETKIVAVETA from the coding sequence ATGAGCGTCCTCGTCCTGCACCGCAACCCGTTCGCCGCCTTCCCCTACCGCCGGTGGCTGGACGGGGACGCGCCCGGCCTCGACGGCTCGGCGCCGTATCCGGGCGATGTCGTCGTCCTCGCCGCCCGGGACAAGATCGAGCTGGCCGGCGAGGAGATCCCGGACGGCACCGGCCACGACTTCACCCACCTCGAACTCTTCGACACCCTCGACGACGAGGCGGTGCCGTCCCGCGCGCTCGCCCTCGCCGAGGAGTACCGGATCACGCACGTCATCGCCCACCACGAGGCGGACGTGCTCCTCGCCGCCCGGCTGCGCGAGCGTCTCGGCCTCGACGGGGCGTGGAGCGCCGACATCACGCCGTTCCGTGACAAGGCCCTGATGAAGCGGCTGGCCCGGCGGGCCGGCATCGAGGTCGCCCCGCACACCGTGCCGGGCACCGCCCGGGAGGCCCGCAACTTCGCCGCACGGTACGGATTCCCGGTGGTGCTGAAGGACCGGGCGGGCTACAACTCCATCGGGCTGCGCATCATCGCCGACCCCGACGAGCTGGAGCTGCGGCTCGCACAGGCCTACGGCGGCGGTCCGCGGGACGACCTGCTGATCGAGGCGTACGTTCCCGGGCGGATGTGCCATGTCGACGGGCTGGTGGTGGACGGGCGCACCGTGGCCGCCTGGCCTTCCCAGTACCAGTACGAGCTGGCCTCGTTCGGGGCCGACCCCGGGCCGCGGGTCGATCTGACCCTGGACGTGGACGACCCGCTCACCCCCCGGCTGCTCACGCTGATCGAGCGGACCCTGGCGGCCCTGAAGCCCGAGGACTCGCGGCTGCGCACGCACGCCTTCCACGCGGAGGTGTTCCACACGCCCGACGACCGTCTGGTGCTGTGCGAGATCGCGGGCCGCTCGGGCGGCGCGAAGATCCGTGAGGTGTTCGAGACCCTCTTCGGGATCCAGCTCGCCGTGCAGGTGACCCGTGCGGAGGCCGGTCTCCCGCTGCCCGCGGTCGAGGGCGCCACGGACGCCGAGGGGCGACTGCGGCCGCGCTGCATGTCGGGGCAGGTGCTCACGATGAAGCGGCCCGGTCTGGTGCGTTCGCTGCCCGCGGTCCCCGACGAGGAGTGGGTGCGGGGCTTCTGGCTCTTCGCCGAGGAGGGGCAGGTGATCGCCCCGGCGTCGGGTTCCGCCGACTTCCTCACCGCGGTGGTGGGTTCGGCCCCGACCCGGGTCGCATGCGAGCGCAGACTGCGTGCCCTGGGCGCCCGGGTCATCGCGGAGACGAAGATCGTGGCGGTGGAGACGGCATGA
- the epsC gene encoding serine O-acetyltransferase EpsC, with the protein MSPARTSPSLRRRIGETLDVIVARDPSVRSRTEALLHPTVLALLGHRTSNFAYRHGRRLVARLVCTTTKVLTGGIEIHPGAQIGRRFFVDHGSGVVVGETAVIGDDVSLFHQVTLGSFGWWHEQERARQGGRRHPRLGNGVTVGAGATLLGPITVGDDALIGAMSLVLRDVPKGVHVNAPRATIEQLPESPAAVGELPGTATADQVPADRLPALTPTEGPRTDARPSHRNGSERTHES; encoded by the coding sequence ATGAGCCCGGCGCGCACCTCGCCCTCGCTGCGCCGGCGGATCGGGGAGACCCTCGACGTCATCGTCGCCCGCGACCCCTCGGTCCGGTCCCGCACCGAGGCGCTGCTGCATCCGACGGTGCTGGCCCTGCTGGGCCACCGGACGAGCAACTTCGCCTACCGGCACGGCCGTCGTCTCGTCGCGCGGCTGGTGTGCACCACCACCAAGGTGCTCACCGGAGGCATCGAGATCCATCCGGGCGCGCAGATCGGCCGGCGGTTCTTCGTCGACCACGGCAGCGGGGTCGTGGTCGGTGAGACCGCCGTCATCGGTGACGACGTGTCACTCTTCCACCAGGTCACGCTCGGGTCCTTCGGCTGGTGGCACGAGCAGGAGCGCGCCCGGCAGGGCGGCCGCCGGCATCCCCGGCTCGGCAACGGTGTGACGGTCGGCGCGGGGGCCACCCTGCTCGGGCCGATCACCGTCGGCGACGACGCCCTGATCGGCGCGATGTCCCTGGTGCTCCGTGACGTGCCCAAGGGGGTGCATGTGAACGCCCCACGGGCGACCATCGAGCAACTGCCCGAATCCCCGGCTGCGGTGGGCGAGTTGCCCGGCACCGCGACCGCGGACCAGGTGCCGGCCGACCGCCTGCCCGCCCTCACCCCCACGGAGGGCCCGCGCACGGACGCGCGGCCCTCACACCGGAACGGATCGGAACGGACCCATGAATCCTGA
- a CDS encoding MFS transporter produces the protein MREKLSSVRFKYMLGMIVDATGSGMYLPLSLLYFHHVTDLPLTQVGAIVTAASVIGLVSNPVAGVLIDRFSARAVLVGGYVLRASAFCTYPLVDNGVAMFAVVLPVALGDTSYPPAIQSFVAEIVRGAERDKLLALQRSLRNAGMGVGGLLAGAALALDESGFYFVVLGAAAGYLLSAALLSTIRPGASAQPAGDRVSRKGGYRMVARNRPFLGLTLLNIPTAFGYMVLSVALPVYLTRELDAPVSLVGVLYAVNTVGIAVLQIPVTRVLVRYRRTRAVALGAGIFALSFVTFAVLGSVSTGAALIAGVFAAVAAFTAGELLHGATASALVAQAAPEETRGRHLAVYQLSWAVPIALAPTVLTALLSLSATGMWLLLAAATAGSALGVLRLERTLPRAAVHPVLPTAGPAVSDTGPTRKVA, from the coding sequence ATGAGGGAGAAGCTGTCGTCCGTCCGCTTCAAGTACATGCTGGGCATGATCGTCGACGCGACCGGCAGCGGCATGTACCTGCCGCTGTCGCTCCTCTACTTCCACCACGTCACCGATCTGCCGCTGACCCAGGTCGGCGCGATCGTGACGGCCGCCTCGGTGATCGGTCTGGTGAGCAACCCGGTCGCCGGCGTGCTGATCGACCGCTTCAGCGCCCGCGCCGTGCTGGTGGGCGGATACGTGCTGCGCGCCTCGGCGTTCTGCACCTATCCCCTGGTCGACAACGGCGTGGCCATGTTCGCGGTGGTGCTGCCGGTCGCGCTCGGCGACACCTCCTACCCGCCGGCCATCCAGTCCTTCGTGGCGGAGATCGTACGAGGCGCCGAGCGGGACAAGCTGCTCGCCCTCCAGCGCAGTCTGCGCAACGCCGGGATGGGCGTGGGCGGCCTCCTCGCGGGCGCGGCCCTCGCCCTGGACGAGTCCGGGTTCTACTTCGTCGTGCTCGGCGCGGCCGCCGGCTATCTGCTGTCGGCCGCGCTGCTCAGTACGATCCGCCCCGGCGCGTCGGCACAGCCGGCGGGCGACCGGGTCTCCCGCAAGGGCGGCTACCGGATGGTGGCGCGCAACCGTCCCTTCCTGGGCCTCACGCTGCTGAACATCCCGACCGCCTTCGGGTACATGGTGCTGTCCGTGGCCCTGCCGGTGTATCTCACCCGTGAACTGGACGCGCCCGTCTCGCTGGTGGGCGTCCTGTACGCGGTCAACACGGTGGGGATCGCGGTGCTCCAGATTCCGGTCACCCGGGTCCTGGTCAGATATCGCCGAACGCGTGCGGTGGCGCTCGGCGCGGGCATCTTCGCGCTGTCGTTCGTCACCTTCGCGGTGCTCGGCAGTGTGTCGACCGGGGCCGCGCTGATCGCCGGTGTGTTCGCCGCGGTGGCCGCGTTCACCGCGGGCGAGCTGCTGCACGGCGCCACGGCCTCCGCGTTGGTGGCCCAGGCCGCGCCGGAGGAGACCCGCGGCCGTCATCTCGCGGTCTACCAGCTGTCCTGGGCGGTGCCCATCGCGCTCGCGCCGACCGTGCTCACGGCCCTGCTGTCGCTCTCGGCCACCGGGATGTGGCTGCTGCTCGCGGCGGCCACGGCAGGCTCCGCGCTGGGTGTGCTGCGCCTCGAGCGCACGCTGCCCCGGGCCGCGGTGCATCCGGTGCTGCCCACGGCCGGACCGGCCGTCTCCGATACCGGCCCCACCAGAAAGGTTGCGTGA
- a CDS encoding ATP-grasp domain-containing protein has protein sequence MNPERSLLLVGATDETVFKAKQLGLYVLLLQHPTKISAEQERLADRVEVVDYTRWDLVEPIARRLWDSPGFAAATSITEPGLENAARVNDLFSLGGTGYEVTRRFRDKVVMREHLAGLDPDAVHARPLRGREDLDAFGERYGYPFIVKPTDATASIGVYRLDGPADAERVWAEVRRLSGTRTDRVSTLMLLRDFLMEEYLDGPEYSVESFSSAGRHVVIAVTEKFTDPAHFAELGHAVPARLGAGVDERVRAAVTGFLDRLGVRDGVCHTEIRIGARGPRVIESHNRIAGDAITDLVYSVYGIDTVKLALAAPFGLAEELPDRPEAHGGAAVRSVVGRPGDVVEAVDGVAEAQALADVLAVRISARPGETVRPLRDNWDRLGLVAVTGEDTTAAIRRGAELVGDVVKVWVKDPDGRPGLAAAAPVSDRTVVPA, from the coding sequence ATGAATCCTGAGCGTTCACTGCTGCTCGTCGGGGCCACCGACGAAACCGTGTTCAAGGCCAAGCAGTTGGGCCTGTACGTCCTGCTGCTCCAGCACCCCACGAAGATCAGTGCCGAGCAGGAGCGCCTCGCCGACCGGGTGGAGGTCGTCGACTACACCCGCTGGGACCTGGTGGAGCCGATAGCCAGGCGGCTGTGGGACTCCCCCGGCTTCGCCGCCGCCACTTCGATCACCGAGCCGGGCCTGGAGAACGCGGCCCGTGTCAACGACCTGTTCAGCCTGGGCGGCACCGGCTACGAGGTGACCCGGCGCTTCCGCGACAAGGTCGTCATGCGCGAGCACCTGGCCGGGCTCGACCCCGACGCGGTGCACGCCCGGCCGCTGCGCGGGCGCGAGGACCTGGACGCCTTCGGGGAGCGGTACGGCTACCCCTTCATCGTGAAGCCGACGGACGCCACCGCCAGTATCGGTGTGTACCGCCTCGACGGGCCCGCCGACGCCGAGCGGGTCTGGGCCGAGGTACGGCGGCTGTCGGGCACCAGGACGGACCGGGTCTCGACGCTGATGCTGCTGCGGGACTTCCTGATGGAGGAGTACCTCGACGGCCCCGAGTACAGCGTGGAGTCCTTCAGCTCCGCCGGACGCCATGTGGTCATCGCCGTCACCGAGAAGTTCACCGACCCCGCGCACTTCGCCGAACTGGGCCACGCGGTCCCCGCCCGGCTCGGCGCGGGGGTCGACGAGCGGGTACGCGCGGCCGTCACCGGCTTCCTGGACCGGCTCGGCGTCAGGGACGGCGTCTGCCACACCGAGATCCGGATCGGCGCCCGCGGTCCCCGCGTCATCGAGAGCCACAACCGGATCGCCGGTGACGCCATCACCGACCTGGTGTACAGCGTCTACGGCATCGACACCGTCAAGCTCGCCCTCGCCGCGCCCTTCGGCCTGGCCGAGGAGCTACCCGACCGGCCCGAGGCGCACGGCGGGGCCGCCGTGCGGTCCGTGGTGGGCCGGCCGGGCGACGTCGTGGAGGCGGTGGACGGCGTGGCCGAGGCACAGGCGCTCGCCGATGTGCTCGCGGTACGCATCAGCGCCAGGCCCGGGGAGACGGTGCGTCCCCTGCGGGACAACTGGGACCGCCTCGGCCTGGTCGCCGTGACCGGCGAGGACACCACGGCGGCGATCCGGCGCGGCGCGGAACTCGTCGGCGACGTGGTGAAGGTCTGGGTGAAGGACCCCGACGGCCGGCCGGGCCTGGCCGCTGCCGCGCCGGTGAGCGACCGGACGGTGGTCCCGGCATGA
- a CDS encoding PLP-dependent cysteine synthase family protein, whose product MTEPSTGSVVGSLEELVGNTPMLRLSLPGLPADARVLAKLEAANPLSSIKDRAALFMLRAAEESGALRPGGTIVESTSGNTGIALAALAAARGYACRIVLPDNASRERLLTLRMLGAEVEFTDHTLGFAGCVERAEKLHADTPGSWYAGQHLNAANVRAHYETTGPEIWRDTGGDVDHLVCGVGTGGTLTGIAHRLREHNPALRVVAVEPAGSPLLSGGEPGPHRIPGLNGGFTSPVTDVSVIDEVIVVEDEDAAATTRAIAAATGLLVGVSSGAAAYGCLELARRHDLAGATVVTVFPDTGERYLSWWPEAQEAPREPARVAVGGASRPAG is encoded by the coding sequence GTGACCGAACCATCCACCGGCAGTGTCGTCGGCTCACTCGAGGAACTCGTGGGCAACACCCCGATGCTGCGGCTGAGCCTGCCGGGGCTGCCCGCCGACGCCCGTGTGCTGGCCAAGCTGGAGGCGGCCAACCCGCTGTCCAGCATCAAGGACCGGGCGGCGCTGTTCATGCTCCGCGCCGCCGAGGAGTCGGGGGCACTGCGGCCCGGCGGGACGATCGTCGAGTCCACCTCGGGCAACACCGGTATCGCCCTGGCCGCGCTGGCCGCCGCCCGCGGCTACGCCTGCCGGATCGTGCTCCCCGACAACGCCTCGCGGGAGCGCCTGCTGACGCTGCGCATGCTGGGCGCCGAGGTCGAGTTCACCGACCACACCCTCGGTTTCGCCGGCTGTGTGGAGCGCGCCGAGAAGCTGCACGCCGACACTCCCGGGTCCTGGTACGCGGGCCAGCACCTGAACGCCGCCAACGTACGGGCGCACTACGAGACCACGGGCCCGGAGATCTGGCGGGACACCGGCGGCGACGTCGACCATCTGGTGTGCGGCGTCGGCACCGGCGGCACCCTGACCGGGATCGCCCACCGTCTGCGGGAACACAACCCGGCGTTGAGGGTCGTGGCGGTCGAGCCCGCGGGCTCCCCGCTGCTGTCCGGCGGCGAGCCGGGACCGCACCGGATCCCCGGTCTGAACGGCGGATTCACCAGCCCGGTCACCGACGTCTCGGTCATCGACGAGGTGATCGTGGTCGAGGACGAGGACGCGGCGGCCACCACCCGTGCCATCGCCGCCGCCACCGGACTGCTGGTCGGTGTCTCCTCGGGCGCCGCCGCGTACGGCTGTCTGGAGCTTGCACGCCGACACGACCTGGCCGGTGCCACGGTCGTCACCGTCTTCCCCGACACCGGAGAGCGCTACCTCAGCTGGTGGCCCGAGGCCCAGGAGGCCCCGCGGGAGCCGGCCCGGGTCGCGGTCGGCGGCGCGTCGCGGCCGGCCGGATGA